DNA sequence from the Stigmatella aurantiaca genome:
ACGAGGTGCTGCGCACCCCGGAGCTGACCCCGCTGCCCGGCGCGCCCCCGCTGCTGCGCGGCCTCACCCTGCTGCGCGGCGAGGTGCTGCCCGTCGTGGAGCTGACGCCGCTGTTTGGCCGGCCCGTCTCGGGGCTCGGCAGCGCGGTGCTCGTCGTGGGCCTGGGCCGGGCGGAACTCGGCCTGTGCGCCGAGGCGGTGGAGGAAGTGACGCAGGTGCCCCGCGATGCGCTGCTGCCCGCGCCCACCGCGCTCGCCGAGGTGGGTGACTGGGTATCCAGCATCCACCGGGACGGCACCATCTTCCTGGAGGGCGAGGCCCTGCTGGGAGACAGTCGCCTGGTGTTCGACATCTCGGATGAAGGAGCCGCATGAGCATTGGAAAGAAGATTGGAGCCGGCTTCGGACTGGCCTTGCTGGTCCTGCTCATCGTCTCGGGCATGTCCCTGTATGGCACTGGCATCCTCACGGACACGACCGAGGAGCTGGTGCGCAGTGAGCTCACCATCGAGCAGCTGCGCCAGCTCACCGCCCACCTCGTGGACGCCGAGGCCTACCAACGCAACTACATCATCACCGGCAAGGAAGAGTTCCTGAACGCCTACCGGGCCTCCGTCACGGAGTCGCGCGCCACCCTGCAGCGCCTCAACG
Encoded proteins:
- a CDS encoding chemotaxis protein CheW translates to MPERKTGGLDWAEARARLERMMETAAQAETLSPAKAREVLDARAQELARPPPAERTASHLVEVARFRLGGQMYALSTRFLHEVLRTPELTPLPGAPPLLRGLTLLRGEVLPVVELTPLFGRPVSGLGSAVLVVGLGRAELGLCAEAVEEVTQVPRDALLPAPTALAEVGDWVSSIHRDGTIFLEGEALLGDSRLVFDISDEGAA